The following proteins are encoded in a genomic region of Mycobacterium sp. 155:
- a CDS encoding adenylate/guanylate cyclase domain-containing protein yields the protein MTTAAEPPDPETPARRQRHQRRRILSRISIQSKLLAMLLVTSVLSAAVVGAIGYQSGRSSLRDSVFDRLTEIRSAQARQLQAEFSYLRDSLLVYTRGTNVIDATRAFTAGFDQLNDAVITPAQQQAIIDYYQNQFAKAEKAQTGNEINVAAVMPTSNPQKYLQANYMAPFSSWDESLKFSDAHDGSAWSAACARFNDYFRTIIDQFKFDDALLLDTRGNVVYSAYKGVDLGTNVYTGPYRGGALTDAYRRVIASNSIDHVEVTDFGDYQPSAAPTAWMISPVGNEGRVEGALALQFPITGVNRVMTIDRKWGPAGMGATGETFLVGPDGRMRSTSRLFVENQDQYKQDVVNAGTPPDLAELAIRQGGTTLVQPIVSEAARRAQRGETGTLIEIDYLGQETLQSYAPVNLPGLNWVMIAKIDTTEAFAPVTAFTRTLVLSTVAMIFVVCIAAIVLARFFVRPIRRLEAGARQISSGDYGASLPVLSHDEFGDLTVAFNEMSRNLRVNEDLLEKQCNENDRLLRTMMPEPVVQRYREGEETIAQDHQNVSVIFADLIGLDVLSANLSSDELLNIVNKLVRQFDAAADKLGVEQVRTLHNGYLASCGLTVPRLDNVRRTVDFAVEMQRIVDRFRTESGYDLRLRAGIDTGTVSSGLIGRSSLAYDMWGAVVDLVYQVGSDSPRPGIYVSDRVRDATLDVRKYAPDGSITIADTEEPIWRLAERQQ from the coding sequence ATGACGACCGCAGCCGAACCCCCTGATCCGGAGACGCCCGCGCGCAGACAGAGGCACCAGCGCCGCCGCATCCTGTCCCGGATCAGCATTCAGTCCAAACTGCTGGCCATGTTGTTGGTGACCAGCGTGCTGTCGGCCGCCGTAGTCGGAGCCATCGGATATCAGTCGGGCCGGAGCTCATTACGCGACTCGGTGTTCGATCGGCTGACCGAGATACGTTCGGCTCAAGCGCGTCAACTGCAGGCGGAGTTCAGCTACCTGCGGGATTCACTGCTGGTGTACACCAGGGGCACCAACGTCATCGACGCCACACGGGCGTTCACGGCCGGATTCGACCAGCTCAACGACGCCGTGATCACGCCCGCCCAGCAGCAAGCGATCATCGACTACTATCAGAACCAGTTCGCCAAGGCTGAGAAAGCCCAGACCGGCAACGAAATCAATGTGGCCGCAGTGATGCCCACGTCGAATCCGCAGAAGTATCTGCAAGCCAACTACATGGCACCGTTCAGTAGCTGGGATGAGTCGCTGAAGTTCTCCGACGCTCACGATGGCAGCGCCTGGTCAGCGGCCTGCGCGCGGTTCAACGACTATTTCCGCACCATTATTGACCAGTTCAAATTCGACGACGCCCTACTGCTCGACACCCGAGGCAACGTGGTGTACAGCGCCTACAAGGGCGTCGACCTCGGCACCAACGTCTACACCGGCCCATACCGGGGTGGTGCGCTCACCGATGCCTACCGGCGGGTCATCGCGTCGAACTCCATCGACCACGTCGAGGTCACCGATTTCGGGGACTACCAGCCGTCCGCGGCTCCGACCGCATGGATGATCTCGCCGGTCGGTAACGAGGGCCGCGTGGAAGGTGCTCTGGCCCTGCAGTTTCCGATCACCGGTGTAAACCGGGTGATGACGATCGACCGGAAATGGGGACCGGCCGGCATGGGCGCGACCGGTGAGACGTTCCTGGTCGGTCCGGATGGGCGCATGCGATCAACCTCTCGGCTCTTCGTCGAGAACCAGGATCAGTACAAGCAGGACGTCGTCAATGCCGGCACGCCGCCCGACCTCGCGGAGTTGGCGATTCGCCAGGGCGGCACCACCCTGGTCCAACCGATAGTCAGCGAAGCAGCGCGACGAGCTCAACGCGGCGAGACCGGCACCCTCATCGAGATCGACTACCTCGGGCAGGAGACACTGCAGTCATACGCGCCGGTGAACCTGCCCGGTCTGAATTGGGTGATGATCGCCAAGATCGATACCACCGAGGCGTTCGCCCCGGTGACGGCATTCACCCGGACCCTCGTACTCTCGACCGTGGCGATGATCTTCGTCGTATGCATCGCCGCCATCGTGCTCGCACGGTTCTTCGTGCGGCCCATCCGGAGGCTGGAGGCCGGTGCCCGGCAGATCAGCTCAGGAGACTACGGAGCATCGCTACCAGTGCTGTCCCACGACGAATTCGGTGATTTAACAGTCGCTTTCAACGAAATGAGTCGTAATCTGCGGGTCAATGAGGATCTGCTCGAGAAGCAATGCAACGAGAACGACCGGCTACTGCGGACGATGATGCCCGAACCGGTGGTCCAGCGGTACCGCGAAGGCGAGGAGACCATCGCCCAGGACCACCAGAATGTTTCCGTCATCTTCGCCGACCTCATCGGCCTCGACGTGTTGTCCGCCAACCTGAGTTCTGATGAACTGCTGAACATCGTCAACAAGCTGGTGCGGCAATTCGACGCCGCCGCGGACAAACTCGGCGTCGAGCAGGTGCGCACCCTGCACAACGGATACCTAGCCAGCTGCGGGCTGACTGTCCCCAGGCTCGACAACGTCCGCCGCACAGTGGATTTCGCAGTGGAGATGCAGCGCATCGTGGACCGGTTCCGCACCGAATCCGGCTACGACCTCAGGCTGCGGGCAGGCATCGACACCGGTACCGTCAGCAGCGGCCTGATCGGCCGGTCCAGCCTCGCTTACGACATGTGGGGCGCTGTGGTGGACCTGGTCTACCAGGTCGGGAGCGACTCACCGCGACCCGGAATCTATGTGTCCGACCGCGTGCGCGACGCGACCCTGGATGTCCGGAAGTACGCCCCGGACGGATCGATCACCATCGCCGACACCGAGGAACCGATCTGGCGACTCGCGGAGCGTCAGCAATGA
- a CDS encoding DUF1810 domain-containing protein translates to MVTEDDSDDLRRFTEVQERVYPTVLAELADGRKRSHWIWFIFPQLRGLGRSSTAHHYGIASQREALDYLNHPTLGPRLRECARLAAAVDGRTAEQIFGWPDCLKVQSCMTLFAAVATDPDELADFRAVLDKFYNGLGDPVTLEMLSVAR, encoded by the coding sequence ATGGTCACCGAAGACGACTCGGATGATCTGCGTCGCTTCACCGAGGTGCAGGAGCGCGTCTACCCGACCGTGCTCGCCGAGTTGGCCGACGGCCGCAAGCGCAGTCACTGGATCTGGTTCATCTTCCCGCAGTTACGTGGGCTCGGCCGCAGCTCGACGGCGCACCACTATGGCATCGCGTCGCAGCGGGAGGCACTGGACTATCTGAACCACCCGACGTTGGGGCCGCGGTTGCGGGAATGCGCGCGGTTGGCGGCCGCGGTTGACGGACGCACCGCCGAACAGATCTTCGGCTGGCCAGACTGCCTCAAGGTCCAGTCCTGCATGACGCTCTTCGCGGCAGTTGCCACAGACCCCGACGAGCTGGCGGACTTCCGGGCCGTACTGGACAAGTTCTACAACGGACTCGGTGATCCGGTGACGCTTGAGATGCTCAGTGTGGCTCGATGA
- a CDS encoding alpha-amylase family protein, which translates to MPEPGWVAHAIWWQIYPLGFVGAFPAEPPPAPDEHRLRRVVEWLDHAVELGASGIALGPIFASRTHGYDTTDHFRIDPRLGDDADFDELVAQAHRRGLRVLLDGVFNHVGTDFARYREALDGGPDHPASAWFRRRGPESQFDTFEGHGDLIALNHANPEVVEYTAGVLRHWLGRGADGWRLDAAYAVPNRFWARVLPRVRQDYADAWFVGEVIHGDYSATVSASTFDSVTQYELWKAIWSSLNDGNFHELDWGLQRHNGFLDTFVPMTFIGNHDVTRIASQLTNPDHLEHALVVLLTTGGTPSIYAGDESAYRGVKEERRGGDDAVRPEFDSPPEDSDALRFHRHLIGLRRRHPWLHTATTAALKLTNTQYIYRSTAPEGTLIVALNVDDVALTVSLPDLGVPSGTVIAGSGAPSHTDIVTTEVGPHGWLIIEPH; encoded by the coding sequence GTGCCTGAGCCCGGGTGGGTGGCGCACGCCATCTGGTGGCAGATCTACCCGCTGGGCTTCGTCGGCGCGTTTCCCGCCGAGCCGCCGCCAGCCCCCGACGAGCACCGCCTGCGCCGCGTCGTCGAATGGCTCGACCACGCCGTCGAACTCGGCGCCTCGGGCATCGCGCTGGGGCCGATTTTCGCCTCGCGCACCCACGGTTACGACACCACCGATCACTTCCGCATCGATCCGAGACTCGGCGACGACGCCGATTTCGACGAGCTGGTGGCGCAGGCGCACCGGCGCGGGCTGCGCGTGCTGCTCGACGGCGTCTTCAATCACGTCGGCACCGACTTCGCGCGGTACCGCGAAGCGCTCGACGGCGGGCCGGACCACCCGGCATCGGCGTGGTTCCGTCGCCGCGGGCCGGAATCGCAGTTCGACACCTTCGAGGGACACGGCGATCTGATCGCGCTCAACCACGCCAACCCCGAGGTGGTGGAATACACGGCAGGGGTGCTGCGGCACTGGTTGGGCCGGGGTGCGGACGGCTGGCGGTTGGACGCCGCGTATGCAGTGCCCAACCGGTTCTGGGCGCGGGTATTGCCGCGAGTGCGTCAGGACTACGCGGACGCGTGGTTCGTCGGTGAGGTGATCCACGGCGACTACTCGGCCACGGTCAGCGCCTCCACCTTCGATTCCGTCACCCAGTACGAACTCTGGAAGGCCATCTGGAGCAGCCTCAACGACGGGAACTTCCATGAGCTGGACTGGGGACTGCAGCGCCACAATGGTTTTCTCGACACGTTCGTCCCGATGACGTTCATAGGCAATCACGACGTCACCCGGATCGCCAGCCAGTTGACCAACCCGGACCATCTCGAACATGCGCTGGTCGTCCTGCTCACCACGGGCGGAACCCCGAGCATCTACGCGGGTGACGAGTCGGCCTACCGCGGTGTCAAAGAGGAGCGCCGCGGTGGGGACGATGCGGTCCGGCCGGAATTCGATTCTCCCCCTGAGGATTCCGACGCCCTGCGATTCCACCGCCATCTGATCGGGTTACGTCGGCGCCACCCGTGGCTGCACACCGCGACAACGGCCGCGCTGAAACTGACCAACACGCAGTACATCTACCGAAGCACCGCTCCCGAGGGAACACTGATCGTCGCCCTCAACGTCGACGACGTCGCGCTGACAGTGTCGCTGCCGGATCTGGGAGTGCCGTCCGGGACGGTGATCGCAGGCTCCGGCGCCCCGTCGCACACCGATATCGTGACCACCGAGGTGGGCCCGCACGGGTGGCTGATCATCGAGCCACACTGA
- a CDS encoding nucleoside deaminase, with protein sequence MAISDTDLKHLRKCIALAREALDAGDQPFGSILVDYTGTTVFADRNRVKDGDETQHPEFAIARWAAAHLSPQRRARTTVYTSGEHCPMCSAAHAWVGLGRIVYASSTAQLTEWLTEWDAPPAPVAPLPITTVAPGVEVDGPAPELAEEMKDLYAAKFRA encoded by the coding sequence GTGGCCATCAGCGACACCGACCTCAAGCACCTGCGCAAATGCATTGCGCTCGCCCGTGAAGCTCTCGACGCTGGCGATCAACCGTTCGGATCGATCCTGGTCGACTACACCGGCACCACGGTGTTCGCCGACCGCAATCGGGTCAAGGACGGCGACGAGACCCAGCATCCCGAGTTCGCCATCGCTCGATGGGCAGCCGCACACCTGAGCCCGCAACGACGGGCTCGCACCACGGTGTACACCTCCGGCGAACACTGCCCGATGTGCTCGGCGGCCCATGCCTGGGTCGGGCTGGGCCGCATCGTGTATGCCAGCTCCACGGCGCAGCTGACCGAATGGCTCACCGAATGGGATGCCCCACCGGCGCCGGTGGCGCCGCTGCCGATCACCACAGTGGCGCCGGGTGTCGAGGTGGACGGCCCGGCCCCCGAACTAGCCGAAGAGATGAAGGATCTGTACGCAGCGAAGTTTCGTGCCTGA
- a CDS encoding FUSC family protein produces the protein MQTGGQPADALRLSTPDAGAVARSLIGTLVLTTLALYAISTTAAMWTLGAGVIAGAIALQRSPGGRVPLVVTGSVELAAVVLLAVLSGAHSALFIVVVGLWCFAAGMQWSLGANAGLVASAASALLVIAPASAPTWADILLTPILVLATGLLQAGLIAVRPPRRWRAQREGLTRAYRSLAADARSVAADCAADVEDAPMTWLREVFANSQVSQRPRAYHGGYRLPERLAASLASFRSTAGGDRDDGVPQLLAAAAVLLDAIAAHGHTARRDAEHALVRVDATAAAVSGPEATRAHRFSEQLREAAVLRFGQLHRPDLIGSLASAPAVVRSHLTWTSPILRHAIRLSVTTAIAVAATRYGTLGHGCWMALAVVVVLRPETAHTYTRCAGRMTGLVAGILAASVLTVFWQPDALASAICATVVVGIAYRVIRYGYLAVVVAIGAVLVFTVGVGGFSDWPGILDRLFGVLIGGGLAVMAHVLLPDHALIRLRQRAGELLMTEIDYAAMVVTAFVHEVGHPAEALSAAWQRAFRARAAFEAAWGAARLDSPALRRWLRSYRTALNAVTSACSTLENSLPTHPSSALDSEFIAAVDDYIEALRGAPPSPAVPWSLDTGELSAALRRIHDLASTLATDNGAARILVGELTTITGSVADIAIDRVDVVPHSH, from the coding sequence GTGCAGACCGGTGGACAACCAGCCGACGCGCTGCGGCTGAGCACTCCCGACGCGGGCGCGGTGGCGCGCAGCCTGATCGGCACTCTCGTGCTCACCACGCTGGCGCTCTACGCTATCTCGACCACCGCAGCCATGTGGACGCTCGGCGCCGGGGTGATTGCCGGCGCAATCGCGCTGCAGCGCAGCCCTGGCGGGCGGGTGCCCCTCGTGGTGACCGGATCGGTCGAGTTGGCCGCCGTGGTACTGCTCGCGGTGTTGAGTGGCGCGCACAGTGCGCTGTTCATCGTCGTGGTCGGACTGTGGTGTTTTGCCGCCGGGATGCAGTGGTCGCTGGGTGCCAATGCCGGCCTGGTCGCTTCCGCCGCCAGTGCACTGCTGGTGATCGCGCCGGCGAGTGCACCGACGTGGGCAGACATCCTGCTCACTCCCATCCTGGTCCTGGCCACCGGTCTCCTGCAGGCAGGGCTCATCGCGGTACGGCCACCGCGTCGGTGGCGGGCCCAACGGGAGGGATTGACCCGCGCCTACCGGTCGCTGGCCGCCGACGCCCGCAGCGTGGCCGCGGACTGCGCTGCCGATGTCGAGGACGCGCCGATGACCTGGCTGCGCGAAGTGTTCGCCAATTCTCAGGTGAGCCAGCGCCCCCGGGCTTACCACGGCGGCTACCGGCTGCCCGAACGGCTTGCCGCAAGTCTGGCCTCGTTCCGTTCGACGGCGGGCGGTGACCGCGATGACGGCGTGCCGCAGCTGCTGGCCGCGGCAGCGGTGCTGCTCGATGCCATCGCAGCCCACGGCCACACCGCACGCCGCGACGCCGAGCATGCGCTGGTCCGTGTCGACGCCACCGCGGCTGCCGTGTCCGGGCCGGAAGCCACACGCGCACATCGTTTCTCCGAACAATTGCGAGAAGCGGCGGTGCTGCGGTTCGGGCAGCTGCACCGGCCGGACTTGATCGGGTCGCTGGCCTCGGCCCCTGCGGTCGTCCGGTCACACCTGACCTGGACGTCCCCGATCCTGCGACACGCCATCAGGTTGTCGGTGACCACCGCGATCGCTGTAGCGGCCACCCGGTACGGCACGCTGGGGCACGGCTGCTGGATGGCTTTGGCGGTGGTGGTCGTGCTGCGGCCGGAGACCGCGCATACCTACACGCGCTGCGCTGGGCGGATGACCGGGCTCGTCGCGGGGATCCTGGCTGCGTCGGTGCTGACGGTGTTCTGGCAGCCCGATGCGCTGGCCTCGGCGATCTGCGCCACGGTGGTCGTCGGAATCGCCTACAGAGTGATCAGGTACGGCTATCTCGCGGTGGTCGTCGCCATCGGAGCCGTCCTGGTGTTCACGGTGGGTGTCGGCGGGTTCTCGGACTGGCCGGGAATTCTCGACCGGTTGTTCGGGGTGCTTATCGGAGGCGGGCTTGCGGTGATGGCCCACGTGCTGCTGCCCGACCACGCCCTGATCCGGTTGCGCCAGCGCGCCGGCGAGTTGCTGATGACCGAGATCGATTACGCGGCGATGGTGGTCACGGCGTTCGTGCACGAGGTGGGCCACCCGGCCGAAGCACTGTCGGCGGCCTGGCAGCGGGCGTTCCGGGCCCGCGCGGCGTTCGAGGCGGCATGGGGTGCGGCGCGGCTGGACTCCCCCGCGCTGCGCCGATGGCTGCGGTCCTACCGCACCGCGTTGAACGCCGTGACGAGCGCGTGCAGCACACTGGAGAACAGCCTGCCCACCCACCCATCGTCCGCGCTGGACTCCGAGTTCATCGCCGCGGTCGACGATTACATCGAGGCGTTGCGCGGGGCACCACCCAGTCCCGCGGTGCCGTGGAGCCTGGACACCGGCGAACTGTCGGCCGCCCTGCGCCGGATCCACGATCTCGCGTCGACGCTGGCTACCGACAACGGGGCGGCCCGTATCCTGGTGGGCGAGCTCACCACGATCACCGGCAGCGTGGCCGACATCGCGATCGACCGCGTCGACGTCGTCCCGCATTCACACTGA
- a CDS encoding bacterioferritin-associated ferredoxin, translating to MCTGVTSHVVNEVVAAGATTSKQIADACGAGIDCGRCRRTIRAIIAAHEANGCPTPFNGCPARSKTSPRLCGEIMASSSDNGTGSTS from the coding sequence ATGTGTACCGGAGTCACCAGCCACGTGGTCAATGAAGTTGTGGCGGCCGGAGCCACCACGTCCAAGCAGATCGCGGATGCCTGCGGCGCAGGCATCGACTGCGGCCGGTGCCGGCGCACCATCCGCGCGATCATCGCCGCACACGAGGCCAACGGGTGCCCGACTCCGTTCAACGGCTGCCCGGCACGCAGCAAGACCTCACCCCGGCTCTGCGGCGAGATCATGGCATCCTCGTCGGACAACGGGACCGGAAGCACTTCCTGA
- the bfr gene encoding bacterioferritin, translated as MQGDPDVLKLLNEQLTSELTAINQYFLHSKMQDSWGFTELASHTRSESFEEMQHAEVITDRILLLNGLPNYQRLSSLRIGQTLREQFEADLAIEYEVVERLKPGIIMCREKQDAVTANLFEKILGDEEGHIDYLETQLELMDKLGDALYAAQCVSRPPQ; from the coding sequence ATGCAAGGGGATCCGGACGTTCTGAAATTGCTGAATGAGCAATTGACGAGCGAGCTCACAGCCATTAATCAGTATTTTTTACATTCCAAGATGCAGGACAGCTGGGGATTTACAGAACTGGCCAGTCATACACGCTCGGAATCATTCGAAGAAATGCAGCACGCAGAGGTGATCACTGATCGTATTCTGCTGTTGAATGGACTGCCGAACTATCAGCGGTTGTCCTCGCTGCGCATCGGGCAGACGTTGCGGGAGCAATTCGAGGCGGATCTGGCCATCGAATACGAGGTGGTCGAGCGGCTCAAGCCCGGCATCATCATGTGCCGTGAGAAGCAGGACGCCGTGACGGCCAACCTGTTCGAGAAGATTCTGGGTGACGAGGAAGGTCACATCGACTACCTGGAAACGCAGCTGGAACTCATGGACAAGCTGGGTGATGCGCTCTACGCCGCGCAGTGCGTCTCCCGGCCGCCGCAGTAA
- a CDS encoding MDR family MFS transporter: MTSAPTTAEPQPSSGVLLSLRRRNLVFIAVLLGMLLAALDQTIVATALPTVVADLGGAGHQSWVVTSYLLASTIVTAVVGKVGDIFGRKAVFQAAVVFFLVGSVLCGASGSMAMLVASRALQGIGGGAIMVTATALIGEVIPLRDRGRYQGMLGAVFGVTTVIGPLLGGFFTDHLSWRWAFWVNVPVGIVVFLVAAGTIPALTRAGRPVIDYLGIILVGLGASGLTLATSWGGGEYPWASPVIIGLFIGSAIALVAFVRVETRAAEPILPMRLFASPVFSVCCVLSFIVGFAMLGALTFMPTFMQFVNGVSATESGLRTLPMVAGLLITSTGSGAIVSRTGRYKIFPVAGTAVMTIAFVLLSRMDAATPTPLQSLYLFILGIGIGMCMQVLILTVQNTAKFADLGVATSGVTFFRTIGSSFGAAIFGSLFTNFLSGRLPGALAASGAPAAAGASPKVLHELPAQVAAPIVDAYAGALGNVFLCAAPVALVGFVVALFLKEVPLQEMDASVAVDLGEGFGMPSAESAEKVLETAISRLMRNSRDIRLRTVAGSPGCELDVARLWALLQIYRQSQVFGSARLTEIAERLRVPHEVLEPTFDTLVADGYVLRAGDQLWLTQRGLSQVDAVSAALVGRIVEKLATSPSFEGRPDRDQVEAALERIAHRVLAQRDWGDDNVESLAAKH, translated from the coding sequence ATGACAAGCGCACCGACCACCGCGGAACCGCAGCCAAGCAGCGGTGTTCTGCTGAGCCTGCGCCGCCGCAACCTCGTCTTCATCGCGGTGCTGCTCGGCATGTTGCTCGCCGCCTTGGATCAGACCATCGTGGCGACCGCGCTGCCAACCGTCGTCGCCGATCTCGGCGGCGCGGGCCATCAGTCCTGGGTGGTGACCAGCTATTTGTTGGCCTCCACGATCGTCACCGCCGTGGTGGGCAAGGTCGGCGACATCTTCGGCCGCAAGGCGGTATTCCAGGCCGCGGTGGTGTTCTTCCTGGTCGGTTCGGTGCTGTGCGGTGCGTCGGGCTCGATGGCCATGCTGGTGGCGTCCCGTGCACTACAGGGCATCGGCGGCGGCGCGATCATGGTCACCGCCACCGCGCTTATCGGCGAGGTCATCCCGCTACGTGACCGAGGCCGCTATCAGGGCATGCTCGGCGCTGTCTTCGGAGTCACCACGGTGATCGGCCCGCTGCTCGGCGGGTTCTTCACCGATCACCTGAGTTGGCGCTGGGCGTTCTGGGTCAACGTCCCGGTCGGCATCGTGGTATTCCTCGTCGCCGCGGGCACCATCCCGGCGCTGACCCGCGCCGGCCGTCCGGTAATCGACTACCTCGGAATCATCCTCGTCGGGCTGGGCGCGTCCGGCCTCACGCTGGCCACCAGCTGGGGCGGCGGCGAATACCCTTGGGCATCGCCGGTCATCATCGGCTTGTTCATCGGGTCGGCGATCGCTCTGGTCGCTTTTGTTCGCGTGGAAACCCGTGCGGCCGAACCGATCCTGCCCATGCGCCTGTTCGCCAGCCCGGTGTTCTCGGTGTGTTGTGTGCTGTCGTTCATCGTCGGTTTCGCGATGCTCGGCGCGTTGACCTTCATGCCCACGTTCATGCAGTTCGTCAACGGTGTCTCAGCCACCGAATCGGGGCTGCGCACGCTGCCCATGGTGGCGGGGCTGCTCATCACCTCGACCGGCAGCGGCGCCATCGTCAGCCGCACGGGCCGCTACAAGATCTTCCCGGTCGCCGGCACCGCGGTGATGACGATCGCGTTCGTGTTGCTGTCCCGGATGGACGCGGCCACGCCCACGCCGCTGCAGTCGCTGTACCTGTTCATCCTCGGTATCGGCATCGGCATGTGCATGCAGGTGCTCATCCTGACCGTGCAGAACACCGCGAAGTTCGCCGATCTCGGCGTGGCGACATCTGGCGTGACGTTCTTCCGGACCATCGGCAGCTCCTTCGGTGCGGCCATCTTCGGCTCGCTTTTCACCAACTTCCTGTCGGGTCGCCTTCCGGGCGCATTGGCGGCTAGTGGTGCGCCGGCAGCGGCCGGGGCCTCGCCCAAGGTGCTGCATGAGCTGCCTGCCCAGGTGGCCGCGCCCATCGTGGACGCGTATGCCGGTGCCCTGGGCAACGTGTTCCTGTGCGCGGCACCGGTCGCACTGGTCGGGTTTGTCGTGGCGTTGTTCCTCAAGGAGGTGCCGCTGCAGGAGATGGATGCGAGCGTGGCGGTCGATCTCGGTGAGGGGTTCGGCATGCCCAGCGCCGAGTCGGCCGAGAAGGTGCTGGAGACCGCGATCAGCAGGCTGATGCGTAACTCCCGCGACATCCGGTTACGTACCGTCGCCGGGTCGCCGGGCTGTGAACTCGACGTCGCCAGATTGTGGGCCCTGCTGCAGATCTACCGGCAGAGCCAGGTGTTCGGCTCGGCCCGGCTCACCGAGATCGCCGAGCGATTACGCGTTCCCCACGAGGTCCTCGAACCCACCTTCGACACGCTGGTCGCCGACGGGTACGTGCTCCGTGCCGGAGATCAGCTTTGGTTGACGCAGCGCGGGCTGAGCCAGGTTGATGCGGTATCGGCGGCTCTGGTGGGACGGATCGTCGAAAAGCTGGCCACGTCACCGTCATTCGAGGGAAGACCGGACCGTGATCAGGTCGAGGCCGCGCTCGAGCGCATCGCACACCGGGTGCTGGCGCAGCGGGACTGGGGTGACGATAATGTGGAGTCGCTTGCGGCCAAGCACTAG
- a CDS encoding SDR family oxidoreductase: MVWTPDPNALRGRVAVVAGATRGAGRGIAMALGEAGATVVCTGRSSVSGSRLSDYDRPETIEETAELVCAVGGTGIPIQVDHLDIPQVRALAERLDRDFGSIDILVNDIWGAEILKGAPATWGQPMWQHDLDDGLRILRLGLDTHLITSHCLLPLLTTKTGGLLVEITDGTTEFNVENYRLSVFYDLVKNAVNRLAFSHGFELAVFGATAVAVTPGWLRSEMMLDNYGVTEANWRTALDPLRADGYPMAPPGFTESETPRFVGRGVAAIAADPARARWNQHSVSSVELARQYGFTDLDGRRPDAWAPI, translated from the coding sequence ATGGTATGGACGCCGGATCCGAATGCGCTGCGGGGCCGTGTCGCGGTGGTCGCGGGTGCGACACGAGGTGCGGGCCGGGGCATCGCCATGGCACTGGGTGAGGCGGGTGCCACGGTGGTCTGCACTGGGCGCAGCAGCGTGTCCGGCAGTCGCCTGTCCGACTACGACCGCCCTGAAACGATCGAGGAGACCGCCGAACTGGTCTGTGCGGTCGGCGGCACGGGCATCCCGATCCAGGTCGACCACCTCGACATCCCGCAGGTCCGGGCGCTCGCCGAACGTCTCGACCGCGACTTCGGCAGTATCGACATCCTGGTCAACGACATCTGGGGCGCCGAGATCCTGAAGGGCGCTCCGGCCACGTGGGGCCAGCCGATGTGGCAACACGATCTCGACGACGGACTGCGCATCTTGCGTCTGGGCCTCGACACACATCTGATCACGTCGCACTGCCTGTTGCCCCTGTTGACCACCAAGACCGGCGGACTTCTAGTCGAAATAACCGATGGTACAACGGAATTCAATGTCGAGAACTACCGCTTGTCGGTGTTCTACGACCTGGTGAAGAATGCGGTCAACCGGTTGGCATTCAGTCACGGTTTCGAGCTCGCCGTGTTCGGTGCCACGGCGGTCGCCGTCACCCCGGGCTGGTTGCGCTCGGAGATGATGCTGGACAACTACGGTGTCACCGAGGCGAATTGGCGCACCGCCCTGGATCCGCTACGCGCCGACGGTTACCCGATGGCCCCACCAGGGTTCACCGAATCCGAGACCCCCCGATTCGTCGGCAGGGGCGTCGCCGCCATCGCCGCCGATCCCGCCCGGGCCCGGTGGAATCAGCATTCGGTCAGCTCAGTCGAACTGGCCAGGCAATACGGGTTCACCGATCTGGACGGCCGCCGGCCGGATGCCTGGGCACCGATATAA